A single genomic interval of Antechinus flavipes isolate AdamAnt ecotype Samford, QLD, Australia chromosome 1, AdamAnt_v2, whole genome shotgun sequence harbors:
- the DMRT3 gene encoding doublesex- and mab-3-related transcription factor 3: MNGYGSPYLYMGGPVSQPPRAPLQRTPKCARCRNHGVLSWLKGHKRYCRFKDCTCEKCILIIERQRVMAAQVALRRQQANESLESLIPDSLRALPGPPPPQSGDNVSAPQQQQQPPPQPPPQPQQPPRPAELAAATAALRWASEPQSGSGLQGQLSKTDMTEENLGDSSATDNTEVYSDKDTDHRSSPDVVKSKNCFTPESPEIVSVDESGYAIQKNGSTTESRPDSPKYHSEQNHLLIEGPSGTVSLPFSLKANRPPLEVLKKIFPNQKPTVLELILKGCGGDLVSAVEVLLSSRSSVTGGDRTSAESESLVLPSNGHIFEHTLSSYPISSSKWSVGSAFRVPDTLRFSTDSSNVVPNPLAVPLQHPFPQPPRYPLMLRNTLARNQSSPFLPNDVTLWNTMTLQQQYQLRSQYVSPFSSNSTSVFRSSPVLPTRTPEDPRISISDDGCPIVSKQPIYTEDDYDERSDSSDSRILNTSS, from the exons ATGAACGGCTACGGCTCCCCATACTTGTACATGGGCGGCCCGGTATCACAGCCGCCGCGGGCGCCTTTGCAGCGTACCCCCAAGTGCGCCCGTTGCCGCAACCATGGCGTGCTCTCTTGGCTCAAGGGCCACAAGCGCTACTGCCGCTTCAAGGACTGCACCTGCGAGAAGTGCATCCTCATCATCGAGCGTCAGCGGGTCATGGCGGCGCAGGTAGCGCTCCGCCGGCAACAGGCTAACGAGAGCCTGGAGAGCCTCATCCCGGACTCTCTGCGGGCCCTACCAGGCCCCCCGCCCCCTCAATCCGGAGACAACGTGTCGGCCCCCCAGCAGCAACAGCAGCCTCCGCCGCAACCTCCACCGCAGCCGCAGCAGCCGCCCCGTCCAGCGGAGCTAGCGGCAGCCACTGCCGCCCTGCGCTGGGCCTCCGAGCCGCAGTCTGGATCAGGGCTGCAAGGGCAGCTCTCCAAGACAG acatgactgaagagAACCTGGGAGACAGCAGTGCAACTGACAATACAGAGGTCTACAGTGACAAAGATACAGATCATAGGAGCTCCCCAGATGtggtaaaaagtaaaaattgctTCACCCCAGAGAGCCCAGAAATTGTGTCAGTAGATGAAAGTGGCTATGCCATTCAGAAAAATGGCAGCACCACTGAGAGCCGGCCTGATAGTCCGAAGTATCATTCTGAGCAAAATCACCTCCTGATTGAAGGCCCATCAGGAACTGTTTCTCTGCCTTTTAGCCTGAAAGCCAACAGGCCACCCTTggaagtgttaaaaaaaatattccccaACCAGAAGCCAACAGTGCTTGAGCTGATCCTAAAGGGCTGTGGGGGCGATTTAGTGAGTGCTGTAGAGGTCCTCTTATCCAGCAGGTCATCAGTCACTGGAGGGGACCGAACTTCGGCTGAATCAGAAAGTCTTGTCTTGCCTTCCAATGGGCACATTTTTGAGCACACGTTGAGTTCCTACCCCATCTCATCTTCGAAGTGGTCTGTGGGGTCTGCCTTTAGAGTTCCCGACACACTGAGATTTTCCACTGATTCTAGCAATGTAGTTCCCAATCCTTTGGCGGTTCCCCTGCAGCACCCCTTTCCCCAGCCACCCCGGTATCCCTTGATGCTGAGGAATACTTTGGCAAGAAATCAGTCCAGCCCTTTTCTGCCCAATGATGTCACCTTGTGGAACACCATGACTCTGCAGCAACAATACCAGCTGAGATCTCAGTACGTCAGTCCTTTCTCCAGTAACTCTACCAGTGTCTTCCGGAGTTCTCCTGTCCTCCCCACTCGCACGCCTGAAGATCCTCGGATCTCAATCTCTGATGATGGATGTCCGATTGTATCAAAGCAACCTATTTACACAGAGGATGACTATGATGAAAGATCTGATTCCTCAGACTCTAGAATACTCAATACATCCTCTTAA